The following coding sequences lie in one Helicoverpa zea isolate HzStark_Cry1AcR chromosome 14, ilHelZeax1.1, whole genome shotgun sequence genomic window:
- the LOC124636241 gene encoding 1-phosphatidylinositol 4,5-bisphosphate phosphodiesterase isoform X3 gives MLLQPSWMRLCFLTDPRGKVPVKVVARTFASGKTEKLVYQCLSELGLPSGKNEAMEKEAFTFDKFYALYHKICPRNDIEELFRSITQGKSDRINLDQFVNFLNEKQRDPRLNEILYPLYDEKRAAEIINTYEQCDEAKNDKCLTKDGLIRYLMSDENAPVFLDRLDFYMDMDQPLAHYYINSSHNTYLSGRQFGGKSSVEMYRQVLLAGCRCVELDCWDGKGEDEEPIITHGMAMCTDILFKDVIYALRDTAFVTSDYPVILSFENHCCKAQQYKLAKYCDEILGDLLLKEALPEHPLEPGVPLPPPSALKRKILIKNKRLKPEVEKQELELFRQGQFVIEDEEKEDASAVAILDKKPEEIVAEAASAGDDAPPPVAYTGSTTNVHPWLSSMVNYAQPIKFQGFEEADKKNIYHNMSSFAETTGMNYLKTQAIDFVNYNKRQMSRIYPKGTRADSSNYMPQVFWNAGCQMVSLNFQTSDLPMQLNQGKFEYNGNCGYLLKPDFMRRADRSFDPFADAPVDGVIAAQCSVQVIAGQFLSDKKIGTYVEVDMYGLPSDTIRKEFRTRMVPANGLNPVYNEEPFLFRKVVLPDLAVLRFGVYDENGKLLGQRILPLDGLQAGYRHISLRTEANFPMSLPMLFCNIELKIYVPDGFEDFMAALSDPRAFMGAAKERNDKVKQMGIEETGPEKKVQIEEKKEEPPLVFEPITVESLRQEKGFVKTGRKQQKELDAMRKRHAKEKMALQKTQCSALEKMIKGKNKDQLSNDAAFRKLVSEQATAWSELVARQRVEEWTSARSRLNEQRDLLKKMMEATQLAQMKQLEGKHERELKEMNARQAKISMETSKEVANDKTLKTKQEKDRRLREKKQNNTKKFLDERKTQTIKQNREKEKLKVTHDKQMEELSKDIDNLIEMYKMEESEFDMTTKTEFFA, from the exons ATGCTGCTACAGCCAAG TTGGATGCGGCTCTGCTTCCTCACAGACCCTCGAGGGAAGGTTCCCGTCAAGGTTGTAGCCCGTACTTTCGCGTCAGGCAAGACTGAGAAGTTGGTGTACCAGTGCCTATCAGAGTTGGGTCTACCTTCAGGCAAGAATGAGGCCATGGAGAAGGAGGCGTTCACGTTTGACAAGTTCTACGCCTTGTATCACAAGATCTGCCCTAGGAATGATATTGAAGAACTGTTTCGATCTAT CACCCAAGGCAAATCTGACCGCATCAACCTGGACCAGTTCGTGAACTTCCTGAACGAGAAGCAGCGTGACCCTCGGCTCAACGAGATCCTGTACCCGCTGTACGACGAGAAGCGAGCTGCCGAGATCATCAACACTTACGAGCAGTGTGATGAGGCTAAGAATGATA AGTGCCTCACAAAAGACGGTCTCATCCGCTACCTGATGTCGGACGAGAACGCGCCAGTATTCCTGGACCGCCTGGACTTCTACATGGACATGGATCAGCCTCTAGCCCACTATTACATCAACTCTTCACATAATACGTACCTGTCGGGAAGGCAGTTCGGCGGCAAGAGCTCCGTGGAGATGTATCGACAGGTTCTTTTGGCTGGATGCAG ATGTGTCGAACTGGACTGCTGGGACGGCAAGGGAGAGGACGAGGAACCTATCATCACCCACGGCATGGCAATGTGCACCGACATCCTATTCAAAGACGTCATCTACGCCTTACGAGACACGGCCTTCGTGACCTCAGACTACCCTGTCATCCTGTCGTTTGAAAACCATTGCTGTAAGGCACAACAGTATAAACTGGCGAAGTATTGTGATGAGATCCTTGGTGATTTGCTGCTGAAAGAAGCCTTGCCGGAACACCCT CTGGAACCAGGAGTTCCTCTGCCTCCGCCCTCAGCCCTGAAGCGGAAGATCCTCATCAAGAACAAGCGACTTAAGCCTGAGGTTGAGAAGCAGGAGTTGGAGCTGTTCCGTCAGGGCCAGTTCGTTATTGAAGATGAGGAGAAGGAGGATGCGTCTGCTGTCGCTATTTTGGATAAGAAG CCTGAAGAAATAGTAGCAGAAGCAGCATCAGCCGGTGACGATGCTCCTCCCCCGGTGGCGTATACAGGCTCCACCACCAACGTGCATCCCTGGCTGTCCTCCATGGTCAACTACGCGCAGCCCATCAAGTTCCAGGGCTTCGAGGAGGCTGACA AAAAGAACATCTACCACAACATGTCTTCATTCGCGGAGACGACCGGCATGAACTACCTCAAGACACAAGCCATCGACTTCGTGAACTACAACAAGCGACAGATGTCCAGGATCTATCCCAAGGGTACCCGGGCTGATTCCTCAAATTACATGCCACAG GTATTCTGGAACGCCGGCTGCCAAATGGTGTCGCTAAACTTCCAAACGTCAGACCTCCCGATGCAGCTAAACCAGGGCAAGTTTGAATACAACGGTAACTGCGGGTACCTGCTGAAGCCGGACTTCATGCGGCGAGCTGACCGGAGCTTCGATCCGTTTGCTGATGCGCCGGTAGATGGCGTTATTGCGGCACAGTGCTCTGTACAG GTCATAGCCGGTCAGTTCTTATCAGACAAGAAGATCGGCACATACGTCGAGGTGGATATGTACGGTCTACCGTCAGACACCATCCGCAAGGAGTTCAGGACTCGCATGGTGCCTGCCAACGGGCTCAACCCTGTCTATAATGAGGAGCCGTTCTTGTTCAGAAAG GTCGTCCTCCCAGACTTAGCAGTCCTCCGTTTCGGCGTATACGACGAGAACGGCAAACTGCTGGGCCAACGCATCCTCCCACTGGACGGGCTGCAGGCGGGGTACAGACACATCTCGCTGAGGACTGAGGCCAACTTCCCCATGTCGCTGCCCATGCTGTTCTGTAATATCGAGCTGAAGATCTACGTGCCTGATGGATTTGAAG ACTTCATGGCGGCCCTATCAGATCCTCGCGCGTTTATGGGCGCGGCTAAAGAGCGGAACGACAAGGTCAAGCAGATGGGCATCGAGGAAACCGGCCCCGAGAAGAAGGTGCAGATCGAAGAGAAGAAAGAAG aACCTCCTCTAGTATTCGAGCCCATAACAGTGGAATCCCTTCGCCAAGAGAAAGGCTTCGTGAAGACTGGCAGGAAACAGCAGAAGGAACTGGATGCCATGAGGAAACGCCATGCCAAGGAGAAGATGGCGCTGCAGAAGACCCAGTGTTCAGCGCTTGAGAAGATGATTAAGGGGAAAAA TAAGGACCAGTTAAGCAACGACGCAGCCTTCCGCAAGCTGGTCAGCGAGCAAGCCACAGCCTGGAGCGAGCTGGTCGCGAGGCAGAGAGTCGAGGAGTGGACCAGCGCCAGGAGCCGGCTAAACGAACAGCGGGACCTGCTGAAGAAGATGATGGAAGCCACGCAGTTGGCGCAGATGAAGCAGCTCGAGGGGAAGCATGAGAG GGAGCTTAAGGAAATGAATGCTCGCCAAGCCAAGATCAGTATGGAGACGAGCAAGGAGGTCGCCAATGATAAGACCTTGAAGACCAAACAGGAGAAGGACAGGCGTCTCCGAGAGAAAAAACAGAATAACACCAAGAAGTTCTTGGATGAGAGAAAG ACTCAGACCATCAAGCAGAACCGTGAGAAGGAAAAGCTGAAGGTGACCCATGATAAGCAGATGGAGGAGCTGTCTAAGGACATTGATAAC
- the LOC124636241 gene encoding 1-phosphatidylinositol 4,5-bisphosphate phosphodiesterase isoform X2: MTKKFEFNWQIPVPDLLLQGATFDRWTEEKDNTEFEQNCLFKVDEYGFFIYWKSDGKDGDVIELCQVSDVRSGGVPKDSKLNMNLVNKHGENLEDKSLTICSGTDYININYQHVVCPDAATAKVWLQGLRRITHNVKANNVCPMTCLKKHWMRLCFLTDPRGKVPVKVVARTFASGKTEKLVYQCLSELGLPSGKNEAMEKEAFTFDKFYALYHKICPRNDIEELFRSITQGKSDRINLDQFVNFLNEKQRDPRLNEILYPLYDEKRAAEIINTYEQCDEAKNDKCLTKDGLIRYLMSDENAPVFLDRLDFYMDMDQPLAHYYINSSHNTYLSGRQFGGKSSVEMYRQVLLAGCRCVELDCWDGKGEDEEPIITHGMAMCTDILFKDVIYALRDTAFVTSDYPVILSFENHCCKAQQYKLAKYCDEILGDLLLKEALPEHPLEPGVPLPPPSALKRKILIKNKRLKPEVEKQELELFRQGQFVIEDEEKEDASAVAILDKKPEEIVAEAASAGDDAPPPVAYTGSTTNVHPWLSSMVNYAQPIKFQGFEEADKKNIYHNMSSFAETTGMNYLKTQAIDFVNYNKRQMSRIYPKGTRADSSNYMPQVFWNAGCQMVSLNFQTSDLPMQLNQGKFEYNGNCGYLLKPDFMRRADRSFDPFADAPVDGVIAAQCSVQVIAGQFLSDKKIGTYVEVDMYGLPSDTIRKEFRTRMVPANGLNPVYNEEPFLFRKVVLPDLAVLRFGVYDENGKLLGQRILPLDGLQAGYRHISLRTEANFPMSLPMLFCNIELKIYVPDGFEDFMAALSDPRAFMGAAKERNDKVKQMGIEETGPEKKVQIEEKKEEPPLVFEPITVESLRQEKGFVKTGRKQQKELDAMRKRHAKEKMALQKTQCSALEKMIKGKNKDQLSNDAAFRKLVSEQATAWSELVARQRVEEWTSARSRLNEQRDLLKKMMEATQLAQMKQLEGKHERELKEMNARQAKISMETSKEVANDKTLKTKQEKDRRLREKKQNNTKKFLDERKTQTIKQNREKEKLKVTHDKQMEELSKDIDNLIEMYKMEESEFDMTTKTEFFA, translated from the exons GACGGTGACGTCATCGAGCTCTGTCAAGTCAGTGACGTCAGATCCGGCGGAGTGCCTAAG GATTCAAAACTTAATAtgaatttagtaaataaacatgGAGAAAACTTAGAAGACAAGTCTCTGACGATCTGCAGCGGTACAGACTATATCAACATCAATTACCAACACGTGGTTTGTCCTGATGCTGCTACAGCCAAG GTATGGTTGCAAGGCCTGAGGAGGATCACCCACAATGTCAAAGCGAACAACGTTTGCCCGATGACATGTCTAAAGAAGCA TTGGATGCGGCTCTGCTTCCTCACAGACCCTCGAGGGAAGGTTCCCGTCAAGGTTGTAGCCCGTACTTTCGCGTCAGGCAAGACTGAGAAGTTGGTGTACCAGTGCCTATCAGAGTTGGGTCTACCTTCAGGCAAGAATGAGGCCATGGAGAAGGAGGCGTTCACGTTTGACAAGTTCTACGCCTTGTATCACAAGATCTGCCCTAGGAATGATATTGAAGAACTGTTTCGATCTAT CACCCAAGGCAAATCTGACCGCATCAACCTGGACCAGTTCGTGAACTTCCTGAACGAGAAGCAGCGTGACCCTCGGCTCAACGAGATCCTGTACCCGCTGTACGACGAGAAGCGAGCTGCCGAGATCATCAACACTTACGAGCAGTGTGATGAGGCTAAGAATGATA AGTGCCTCACAAAAGACGGTCTCATCCGCTACCTGATGTCGGACGAGAACGCGCCAGTATTCCTGGACCGCCTGGACTTCTACATGGACATGGATCAGCCTCTAGCCCACTATTACATCAACTCTTCACATAATACGTACCTGTCGGGAAGGCAGTTCGGCGGCAAGAGCTCCGTGGAGATGTATCGACAGGTTCTTTTGGCTGGATGCAG ATGTGTCGAACTGGACTGCTGGGACGGCAAGGGAGAGGACGAGGAACCTATCATCACCCACGGCATGGCAATGTGCACCGACATCCTATTCAAAGACGTCATCTACGCCTTACGAGACACGGCCTTCGTGACCTCAGACTACCCTGTCATCCTGTCGTTTGAAAACCATTGCTGTAAGGCACAACAGTATAAACTGGCGAAGTATTGTGATGAGATCCTTGGTGATTTGCTGCTGAAAGAAGCCTTGCCGGAACACCCT CTGGAACCAGGAGTTCCTCTGCCTCCGCCCTCAGCCCTGAAGCGGAAGATCCTCATCAAGAACAAGCGACTTAAGCCTGAGGTTGAGAAGCAGGAGTTGGAGCTGTTCCGTCAGGGCCAGTTCGTTATTGAAGATGAGGAGAAGGAGGATGCGTCTGCTGTCGCTATTTTGGATAAGAAG CCTGAAGAAATAGTAGCAGAAGCAGCATCAGCCGGTGACGATGCTCCTCCCCCGGTGGCGTATACAGGCTCCACCACCAACGTGCATCCCTGGCTGTCCTCCATGGTCAACTACGCGCAGCCCATCAAGTTCCAGGGCTTCGAGGAGGCTGACA AAAAGAACATCTACCACAACATGTCTTCATTCGCGGAGACGACCGGCATGAACTACCTCAAGACACAAGCCATCGACTTCGTGAACTACAACAAGCGACAGATGTCCAGGATCTATCCCAAGGGTACCCGGGCTGATTCCTCAAATTACATGCCACAG GTATTCTGGAACGCCGGCTGCCAAATGGTGTCGCTAAACTTCCAAACGTCAGACCTCCCGATGCAGCTAAACCAGGGCAAGTTTGAATACAACGGTAACTGCGGGTACCTGCTGAAGCCGGACTTCATGCGGCGAGCTGACCGGAGCTTCGATCCGTTTGCTGATGCGCCGGTAGATGGCGTTATTGCGGCACAGTGCTCTGTACAG GTCATAGCCGGTCAGTTCTTATCAGACAAGAAGATCGGCACATACGTCGAGGTGGATATGTACGGTCTACCGTCAGACACCATCCGCAAGGAGTTCAGGACTCGCATGGTGCCTGCCAACGGGCTCAACCCTGTCTATAATGAGGAGCCGTTCTTGTTCAGAAAG GTCGTCCTCCCAGACTTAGCAGTCCTCCGTTTCGGCGTATACGACGAGAACGGCAAACTGCTGGGCCAACGCATCCTCCCACTGGACGGGCTGCAGGCGGGGTACAGACACATCTCGCTGAGGACTGAGGCCAACTTCCCCATGTCGCTGCCCATGCTGTTCTGTAATATCGAGCTGAAGATCTACGTGCCTGATGGATTTGAAG ACTTCATGGCGGCCCTATCAGATCCTCGCGCGTTTATGGGCGCGGCTAAAGAGCGGAACGACAAGGTCAAGCAGATGGGCATCGAGGAAACCGGCCCCGAGAAGAAGGTGCAGATCGAAGAGAAGAAAGAAG aACCTCCTCTAGTATTCGAGCCCATAACAGTGGAATCCCTTCGCCAAGAGAAAGGCTTCGTGAAGACTGGCAGGAAACAGCAGAAGGAACTGGATGCCATGAGGAAACGCCATGCCAAGGAGAAGATGGCGCTGCAGAAGACCCAGTGTTCAGCGCTTGAGAAGATGATTAAGGGGAAAAA TAAGGACCAGTTAAGCAACGACGCAGCCTTCCGCAAGCTGGTCAGCGAGCAAGCCACAGCCTGGAGCGAGCTGGTCGCGAGGCAGAGAGTCGAGGAGTGGACCAGCGCCAGGAGCCGGCTAAACGAACAGCGGGACCTGCTGAAGAAGATGATGGAAGCCACGCAGTTGGCGCAGATGAAGCAGCTCGAGGGGAAGCATGAGAG GGAGCTTAAGGAAATGAATGCTCGCCAAGCCAAGATCAGTATGGAGACGAGCAAGGAGGTCGCCAATGATAAGACCTTGAAGACCAAACAGGAGAAGGACAGGCGTCTCCGAGAGAAAAAACAGAATAACACCAAGAAGTTCTTGGATGAGAGAAAG ACTCAGACCATCAAGCAGAACCGTGAGAAGGAAAAGCTGAAGGTGACCCATGATAAGCAGATGGAGGAGCTGTCTAAGGACATTGATAAC
- the LOC124636241 gene encoding 1-phosphatidylinositol 4,5-bisphosphate phosphodiesterase isoform X1, with product MTKKFEFNWQIPVPDLLLQGATFDRWTEEKDNTEFEQNCLFKVDEYGFFIYWKSDGKDGDVIELCQVSDVRSGGVPKDSKLNMNLVNKHGENLEDKSLTICSGTDYININYQHVVCPDAATAKAWKEALREITHNNKISNTCPRTNLMKHWMRLCFLTDPRGKVPVKVVARTFASGKTEKLVYQCLSELGLPSGKNEAMEKEAFTFDKFYALYHKICPRNDIEELFRSITQGKSDRINLDQFVNFLNEKQRDPRLNEILYPLYDEKRAAEIINTYEQCDEAKNDKCLTKDGLIRYLMSDENAPVFLDRLDFYMDMDQPLAHYYINSSHNTYLSGRQFGGKSSVEMYRQVLLAGCRCVELDCWDGKGEDEEPIITHGMAMCTDILFKDVIYALRDTAFVTSDYPVILSFENHCCKAQQYKLAKYCDEILGDLLLKEALPEHPLEPGVPLPPPSALKRKILIKNKRLKPEVEKQELELFRQGQFVIEDEEKEDASAVAILDKKPEEIVAEAASAGDDAPPPVAYTGSTTNVHPWLSSMVNYAQPIKFQGFEEADKKNIYHNMSSFAETTGMNYLKTQAIDFVNYNKRQMSRIYPKGTRADSSNYMPQVFWNAGCQMVSLNFQTSDLPMQLNQGKFEYNGNCGYLLKPDFMRRADRSFDPFADAPVDGVIAAQCSVQVIAGQFLSDKKIGTYVEVDMYGLPSDTIRKEFRTRMVPANGLNPVYNEEPFLFRKVVLPDLAVLRFGVYDENGKLLGQRILPLDGLQAGYRHISLRTEANFPMSLPMLFCNIELKIYVPDGFEDFMAALSDPRAFMGAAKERNDKVKQMGIEETGPEKKVQIEEKKEEPPLVFEPITVESLRQEKGFVKTGRKQQKELDAMRKRHAKEKMALQKTQCSALEKMIKGKNKDQLSNDAAFRKLVSEQATAWSELVARQRVEEWTSARSRLNEQRDLLKKMMEATQLAQMKQLEGKHERELKEMNARQAKISMETSKEVANDKTLKTKQEKDRRLREKKQNNTKKFLDERKTQTIKQNREKEKLKVTHDKQMEELSKDIDNLIEMYKMEESEFDMTTKTEFFA from the exons GACGGTGACGTCATCGAGCTCTGTCAAGTCAGTGACGTCAGATCCGGCGGAGTGCCTAAG GATTCAAAACTTAATAtgaatttagtaaataaacatgGAGAAAACTTAGAAGACAAGTCTCTGACGATCTGCAGCGGTACAGACTATATCAACATCAATTACCAACACGTGGTTTGTCCTGATGCTGCTACAGCCAAG GCATGGAAAGAGGCTCTGCGGGAGATTACACACAACAACAAAATTAGCAACACGTGCCCAAGGACTAACCTCATGAAACA TTGGATGCGGCTCTGCTTCCTCACAGACCCTCGAGGGAAGGTTCCCGTCAAGGTTGTAGCCCGTACTTTCGCGTCAGGCAAGACTGAGAAGTTGGTGTACCAGTGCCTATCAGAGTTGGGTCTACCTTCAGGCAAGAATGAGGCCATGGAGAAGGAGGCGTTCACGTTTGACAAGTTCTACGCCTTGTATCACAAGATCTGCCCTAGGAATGATATTGAAGAACTGTTTCGATCTAT CACCCAAGGCAAATCTGACCGCATCAACCTGGACCAGTTCGTGAACTTCCTGAACGAGAAGCAGCGTGACCCTCGGCTCAACGAGATCCTGTACCCGCTGTACGACGAGAAGCGAGCTGCCGAGATCATCAACACTTACGAGCAGTGTGATGAGGCTAAGAATGATA AGTGCCTCACAAAAGACGGTCTCATCCGCTACCTGATGTCGGACGAGAACGCGCCAGTATTCCTGGACCGCCTGGACTTCTACATGGACATGGATCAGCCTCTAGCCCACTATTACATCAACTCTTCACATAATACGTACCTGTCGGGAAGGCAGTTCGGCGGCAAGAGCTCCGTGGAGATGTATCGACAGGTTCTTTTGGCTGGATGCAG ATGTGTCGAACTGGACTGCTGGGACGGCAAGGGAGAGGACGAGGAACCTATCATCACCCACGGCATGGCAATGTGCACCGACATCCTATTCAAAGACGTCATCTACGCCTTACGAGACACGGCCTTCGTGACCTCAGACTACCCTGTCATCCTGTCGTTTGAAAACCATTGCTGTAAGGCACAACAGTATAAACTGGCGAAGTATTGTGATGAGATCCTTGGTGATTTGCTGCTGAAAGAAGCCTTGCCGGAACACCCT CTGGAACCAGGAGTTCCTCTGCCTCCGCCCTCAGCCCTGAAGCGGAAGATCCTCATCAAGAACAAGCGACTTAAGCCTGAGGTTGAGAAGCAGGAGTTGGAGCTGTTCCGTCAGGGCCAGTTCGTTATTGAAGATGAGGAGAAGGAGGATGCGTCTGCTGTCGCTATTTTGGATAAGAAG CCTGAAGAAATAGTAGCAGAAGCAGCATCAGCCGGTGACGATGCTCCTCCCCCGGTGGCGTATACAGGCTCCACCACCAACGTGCATCCCTGGCTGTCCTCCATGGTCAACTACGCGCAGCCCATCAAGTTCCAGGGCTTCGAGGAGGCTGACA AAAAGAACATCTACCACAACATGTCTTCATTCGCGGAGACGACCGGCATGAACTACCTCAAGACACAAGCCATCGACTTCGTGAACTACAACAAGCGACAGATGTCCAGGATCTATCCCAAGGGTACCCGGGCTGATTCCTCAAATTACATGCCACAG GTATTCTGGAACGCCGGCTGCCAAATGGTGTCGCTAAACTTCCAAACGTCAGACCTCCCGATGCAGCTAAACCAGGGCAAGTTTGAATACAACGGTAACTGCGGGTACCTGCTGAAGCCGGACTTCATGCGGCGAGCTGACCGGAGCTTCGATCCGTTTGCTGATGCGCCGGTAGATGGCGTTATTGCGGCACAGTGCTCTGTACAG GTCATAGCCGGTCAGTTCTTATCAGACAAGAAGATCGGCACATACGTCGAGGTGGATATGTACGGTCTACCGTCAGACACCATCCGCAAGGAGTTCAGGACTCGCATGGTGCCTGCCAACGGGCTCAACCCTGTCTATAATGAGGAGCCGTTCTTGTTCAGAAAG GTCGTCCTCCCAGACTTAGCAGTCCTCCGTTTCGGCGTATACGACGAGAACGGCAAACTGCTGGGCCAACGCATCCTCCCACTGGACGGGCTGCAGGCGGGGTACAGACACATCTCGCTGAGGACTGAGGCCAACTTCCCCATGTCGCTGCCCATGCTGTTCTGTAATATCGAGCTGAAGATCTACGTGCCTGATGGATTTGAAG ACTTCATGGCGGCCCTATCAGATCCTCGCGCGTTTATGGGCGCGGCTAAAGAGCGGAACGACAAGGTCAAGCAGATGGGCATCGAGGAAACCGGCCCCGAGAAGAAGGTGCAGATCGAAGAGAAGAAAGAAG aACCTCCTCTAGTATTCGAGCCCATAACAGTGGAATCCCTTCGCCAAGAGAAAGGCTTCGTGAAGACTGGCAGGAAACAGCAGAAGGAACTGGATGCCATGAGGAAACGCCATGCCAAGGAGAAGATGGCGCTGCAGAAGACCCAGTGTTCAGCGCTTGAGAAGATGATTAAGGGGAAAAA TAAGGACCAGTTAAGCAACGACGCAGCCTTCCGCAAGCTGGTCAGCGAGCAAGCCACAGCCTGGAGCGAGCTGGTCGCGAGGCAGAGAGTCGAGGAGTGGACCAGCGCCAGGAGCCGGCTAAACGAACAGCGGGACCTGCTGAAGAAGATGATGGAAGCCACGCAGTTGGCGCAGATGAAGCAGCTCGAGGGGAAGCATGAGAG GGAGCTTAAGGAAATGAATGCTCGCCAAGCCAAGATCAGTATGGAGACGAGCAAGGAGGTCGCCAATGATAAGACCTTGAAGACCAAACAGGAGAAGGACAGGCGTCTCCGAGAGAAAAAACAGAATAACACCAAGAAGTTCTTGGATGAGAGAAAG ACTCAGACCATCAAGCAGAACCGTGAGAAGGAAAAGCTGAAGGTGACCCATGATAAGCAGATGGAGGAGCTGTCTAAGGACATTGATAAC